A single window of Pseudomonas lijiangensis DNA harbors:
- a CDS encoding bifunctional diguanylate cyclase/phosphodiesterase, producing MTMNEQLSALSSILARSDLHSLFQPIVSLSGRSILGYEALTRGPSNSKLHSPINLFSVARKAGRLSELELTCRDGACRRFSQQKLPGKLFLNVSPESLLEASHPPGRTLEMLQRYGIAPKDVVIELTEQMPTDDFELLYNALHHYRDMGFSIALDDLGAGYSSLRLWSELRPDYVKIDRHFIDGIHQDAVKREFVGSMLQMAKASRATVIAEGIELPEELTALTEMGVDLVQGYLLARPQERPSRDVRVMLPKTEVATISLNEEAPDLSALLNPQPSVNQETPTADVLEAFRKQANLNSLAVLDEHLRPCGIVHRHSLSEVLLKPFGTELFARKPISRLMSDDFLAVEVNQSLQQVSRLLTSRARQRIEEDFIITSNGIYIGLGRVIDVLKLITELKIQQARYANPLTLLPGNVPIQQCLTRLLQQGRESIICYVDIDSFKPFNDIYGYARGDEVLLCLAQCLNDRIDPSRDFVGHIGGDDFLMVLGFEEWEKRLQSLLDDFQNQCRRFYRAEHLQTGCFTALNRQGQRQEFALLSLSIGVVHLRKESCSQVDASQLADLASQAKHFAKDVAGGSVHVIDSLRLDLLSSA from the coding sequence ATGACGATGAATGAGCAGTTGAGTGCACTGAGTTCTATTCTGGCTCGTAGTGATTTGCACAGCCTGTTCCAACCCATCGTTTCGCTCTCGGGACGCAGCATCCTGGGCTATGAAGCCCTGACCCGAGGCCCGTCCAACAGCAAGCTGCACTCTCCCATCAATCTGTTCTCCGTGGCACGCAAGGCAGGTCGCCTCAGCGAGCTGGAACTGACCTGCCGCGACGGCGCCTGTCGTCGCTTCAGCCAGCAGAAGCTGCCGGGCAAGCTGTTTCTCAATGTCTCCCCCGAATCGCTGCTGGAAGCCTCCCATCCACCGGGCCGCACCCTCGAAATGCTGCAACGCTACGGCATCGCCCCGAAAGATGTGGTGATCGAACTGACCGAGCAGATGCCTACCGATGATTTCGAGCTGCTGTACAACGCGCTGCACCATTACCGCGACATGGGGTTTTCCATCGCACTGGATGATCTGGGTGCCGGTTACTCCAGCCTGAGGCTGTGGTCGGAACTGCGCCCCGATTACGTGAAGATCGACCGGCACTTCATCGACGGCATTCATCAGGATGCGGTCAAGCGCGAGTTTGTCGGCTCCATGCTGCAAATGGCCAAGGCGTCACGGGCCACGGTGATCGCCGAAGGCATCGAACTGCCGGAAGAACTGACGGCGCTGACCGAAATGGGCGTGGATCTGGTACAGGGTTATCTCCTGGCCCGTCCTCAGGAACGCCCGTCACGGGACGTGCGGGTCATGCTGCCCAAGACCGAAGTGGCCACCATATCCCTGAACGAAGAAGCGCCGGACCTGAGCGCTCTGCTCAACCCGCAACCGTCGGTCAATCAGGAAACCCCGACCGCCGACGTGCTCGAAGCCTTCCGCAAACAGGCAAATCTCAACTCACTGGCCGTGCTGGACGAGCACTTGCGGCCCTGCGGCATTGTTCATCGTCACTCGTTGTCGGAAGTGCTGCTCAAACCGTTCGGCACCGAGCTGTTTGCCCGCAAACCCATCAGCCGCCTGATGAGCGATGACTTTTTAGCCGTGGAGGTGAACCAGTCCCTGCAACAGGTCAGCCGACTGCTGACCAGCCGGGCACGCCAGCGCATCGAAGAAGATTTCATCATCACCAGCAACGGGATCTATATTGGCCTGGGCCGGGTGATCGATGTCCTGAAACTGATTACCGAGCTGAAAATCCAGCAGGCCCGCTACGCCAACCCGCTGACCCTGCTGCCGGGTAATGTGCCGATCCAGCAATGCCTGACGCGCCTGCTGCAACAAGGACGTGAATCGATAATCTGCTATGTCGACATCGACAGCTTCAAGCCTTTCAACGATATCTACGGTTACGCCCGTGGCGACGAGGTCTTGCTGTGTCTGGCCCAATGCCTGAACGATCGTATCGACCCGAGCCGTGATTTTGTCGGGCATATTGGCGGCGATGACTTTCTGATGGTGCTGGGTTTCGAGGAGTGGGAAAAACGCCTGCAGTCCCTGCTCGATGACTTCCAGAACCAGTGCCGACGCTTCTACAGGGCCGAACACCTGCAAACCGGCTGCTTCACTGCGCTGAATCGCCAGGGCCAGCGCCAGGAGTTTGCGCTGCTGTCGCTGTCGATCGGGGTGGTCCATCTGCGCAAGGAAAGCTGCTCACAAGTGGACGCCAGCCAGTTGGCCGACCTGGCCTCCCAGGCCAAACACTTCGCCAAGGATGTGGCAGGTGGCAGCGTGCATGTGATCGATTCGTTGAGGCTGGATTTGCTATCCAGTGCCTGA
- a CDS encoding helix-turn-helix domain-containing protein: MDLQVISRDGEPEYAVLPWAQYQALLKAAGFADKARTEPVQASSEASSPDYPAFDQLAALREAKGLEAAKLARSVGISPSYLELIENGTREPDAAIKRSLAWELGLPGWRSES; encoded by the coding sequence ATGGATCTTCAAGTGATTTCTCGTGATGGAGAGCCGGAATATGCAGTTCTGCCGTGGGCTCAGTATCAGGCGCTCCTGAAAGCCGCAGGCTTTGCGGACAAGGCACGTACGGAGCCGGTCCAGGCATCCAGCGAAGCTTCCAGTCCCGATTACCCGGCTTTTGATCAGTTGGCTGCCCTGCGCGAAGCCAAGGGGCTTGAAGCCGCGAAGCTGGCGCGGTCAGTCGGTATCAGCCCGTCCTATCTGGAGCTGATCGAAAACGGAACCCGCGAACCCGATGCCGCGATCAAACGCAGCCTGGCATGGGAGCTGGGGCTTCCAGGCTGGAGAAGCGAGTCATGA
- a CDS encoding YkvA family protein: MKAPWNFIRYLPGARRLLAAGRLPGLLFAVARKGSTEGSRLGRIKEDLRLLQALCLAYWRGEYRDISPKAILSIVAGLMYFLSPLDAIPDWIPGLGMFDDIAVLAWIMKHLTDELDAFRAWRERQSPEKLIVVERLPETQAALEREGGKY; the protein is encoded by the coding sequence ATGAAAGCACCCTGGAACTTCATTCGTTACCTGCCCGGAGCCCGCCGTCTGCTTGCAGCAGGACGGTTGCCGGGCCTGCTGTTTGCCGTGGCGCGCAAAGGTTCGACCGAGGGCAGTCGGCTGGGACGTATCAAGGAGGACCTGCGTCTGTTGCAGGCGCTCTGCCTGGCCTACTGGCGCGGGGAATACCGTGACATCAGTCCCAAGGCCATTCTGTCCATCGTGGCGGGGCTGATGTACTTCCTGAGCCCTCTGGATGCGATTCCCGACTGGATTCCGGGCCTGGGGATGTTCGATGACATTGCTGTCCTGGCCTGGATCATGAAACACCTGACCGACGAACTGGACGCCTTTCGCGCCTGGCGCGAGCGTCAGTCACCCGAGAAGCTCATCGTGGTTGAGCGGCTGCCCGAGACTCAGGCAGCTCTGGAAAGGGAAGGCGGCAAGTACTGA
- a CDS encoding FKBP-type peptidyl-prolyl cis-trans isomerase, translated as MKQHRLAAAIALVGLVLAGCDKQASTVELKTPAQKASYGIGLNMGKSLAQEGMDDLDSKAVALGIEDAVGKKDQKLKDEELVEAFAALQKRAEERMAKLSEESAAAGKKFLEENGKKPGVVTTASGLQYEIVKKADGAQPKPTDVVTVHYEGKLTDGKVFDSSVERGSPIDLPVGGVIPGWVEGLQLMHVGEKIKLFIPSDLAYGAQSPSPAIPANSVLVFDLELLGIKDPAAAAPEAEEEPAPAKAKK; from the coding sequence ATGAAACAGCATCGGTTGGCAGCGGCGATTGCCCTGGTCGGTCTGGTACTCGCAGGTTGTGACAAGCAAGCCAGCACTGTAGAGCTGAAAACCCCGGCACAAAAAGCGTCGTATGGTATTGGTCTGAACATGGGCAAAAGCCTGGCTCAGGAAGGTATGGACGATCTGGATTCCAAGGCTGTGGCCCTGGGTATCGAAGACGCCGTTGGCAAGAAAGATCAGAAACTGAAAGACGAAGAGCTGGTTGAAGCCTTCGCAGCGCTGCAGAAGCGTGCCGAAGAGCGTATGGCCAAGCTGAGCGAAGAGTCGGCGGCAGCCGGCAAGAAATTCCTCGAAGAAAACGGCAAGAAACCGGGTGTTGTCACCACTGCTTCCGGCCTGCAGTATGAAATTGTCAAGAAGGCAGATGGCGCTCAGCCAAAGCCGACTGACGTTGTAACTGTTCATTACGAAGGCAAGTTGACTGACGGCAAGGTGTTCGACAGTTCCGTCGAGCGCGGCAGCCCGATCGATCTGCCTGTCGGCGGCGTGATTCCAGGTTGGGTCGAAGGCCTGCAACTGATGCACGTTGGCGAGAAGATCAAACTCTTCATCCCTAGCGACCTGGCTTACGGCGCACAGAGCCCGAGCCCTGCAATCCCTGCCAACTCGGTTCTGGTCTTCGATCTGGAACTGCTGGGCATCAAGGATCCGGCTGCTGCGGCACCTGAAGCTGAAGAAGAACCGGCTCCGGCCAAGGCCAAGAAGTAA
- a CDS encoding DUF4329 domain-containing protein yields MQPRLRRTRRSVAYSSHPRMPSLSEPFDHPDDVARHVHEVIGNRRDREYGGFILVRDDGKYVATEPMAGKTFQFDPNDVFPSHEKEGYVFYPVGHSDYAIYHSHPSFAAGLDVWPESEKDTYPNSLSIADIYAVIDDHAYSSVTYLSGPDGSLIKYTLSHSSAEKKLFARVSGPPDRPHQCELSEMYRALRAQTLMPSDVVRLLASAGDLQVVVTSRLWGRPGKVTSDWRPYPEMPVAVICDGVWPPAPLLLSPEFSSADEAARYVHGRIGPRAHSQAIGFLLMDPRRGRYRAAEPVLGDGSMVYAPCSVFHPDEYYRPPLPEGYRIDGMYFSPDTVVSNAIRQEGRNFFQPDDLHRMFEYRHVPARRSKLVPVRYGFTMSEVYFSSPDGALLGYTPSRSAEEYQLLRQVSRTYSGTGSIQAQLAAGTLLSSDFVRKVAQAGRLRVIQISRNWPKVGVIAPSVSGSGS; encoded by the coding sequence ATGCAGCCAAGACTACGGCGAACCCGGCGATCAGTCGCTTATTCCTCTCATCCCCGCATGCCTTCGCTCAGCGAACCCTTCGATCATCCTGATGATGTGGCGCGTCATGTTCATGAGGTTATCGGTAACCGACGTGATCGTGAGTATGGCGGCTTTATTCTTGTGCGCGACGATGGAAAATACGTCGCTACCGAACCGATGGCCGGCAAGACCTTTCAGTTCGATCCCAATGATGTATTTCCAAGTCATGAAAAGGAGGGGTATGTCTTTTATCCGGTCGGGCATAGCGATTATGCGATCTACCATTCCCATCCATCGTTCGCTGCCGGCCTGGATGTCTGGCCCGAGAGTGAGAAGGACACCTACCCCAACAGTTTGTCCATCGCCGATATCTATGCAGTGATCGATGATCATGCCTACAGCTCCGTCACCTACCTGTCCGGGCCGGACGGTTCCCTGATCAAATACACCCTGTCTCATTCCAGTGCCGAAAAAAAACTGTTCGCCCGGGTGTCCGGTCCTCCTGACAGACCTCACCAGTGTGAACTCAGTGAGATGTACAGGGCGTTACGAGCCCAGACCCTCATGCCCAGCGATGTGGTCCGGCTTCTGGCCAGTGCTGGCGATCTGCAGGTGGTGGTGACCAGTCGTCTGTGGGGCAGGCCCGGCAAGGTGACGAGTGACTGGCGACCTTATCCTGAAATGCCGGTTGCGGTTATCTGCGATGGGGTCTGGCCGCCGGCTCCGTTGCTTCTGAGCCCTGAGTTCTCCAGTGCCGATGAGGCTGCACGCTACGTGCATGGACGTATTGGCCCCCGTGCTCATTCACAGGCCATCGGCTTTTTGCTGATGGATCCTCGGCGGGGCCGGTATCGTGCGGCCGAGCCTGTTCTTGGCGATGGCAGCATGGTGTACGCGCCCTGTTCGGTCTTCCATCCCGATGAGTATTACCGGCCACCCTTGCCTGAGGGCTATCGCATCGACGGCATGTATTTCTCTCCGGATACCGTTGTTTCCAATGCGATCCGGCAGGAAGGCCGCAACTTCTTTCAACCGGACGATCTGCATCGTATGTTCGAGTATCGCCACGTACCTGCACGCCGCTCGAAACTGGTGCCGGTTCGCTATGGTTTCACGATGTCCGAGGTTTACTTCTCGTCTCCCGATGGGGCTTTGCTGGGGTACACGCCGAGTCGTTCGGCCGAGGAATATCAGTTGCTCAGGCAGGTTTCGCGGACGTATTCGGGGACCGGGTCGATACAGGCGCAATTGGCCGCCGGGACCCTATTGTCGTCCGATTTCGTTCGCAAAGTGGCTCAGGCAGGGCGTCTGCGGGTGATACAGATCAGTCGAAACTGGCCGAAAGTGGGGGTCATTGCTCCGTCCGTGTCTGGATCGGGAAGCTGA
- a CDS encoding RidA family protein, which yields MSDLIKRTSVGDFPISQTVTVPASASLVFVSGTLPDVADPQAPAGTPAAFGNTETQTVSVFNKLRNILRQQDLDLGDIVQLRVFLVGAEETGGKLDFAGLQAGYTQFFGTAEQPNKPARTALQVVALPLPGALVEVEAIAARTA from the coding sequence ATGAGCGACCTCATCAAACGCACCAGTGTCGGTGATTTCCCCATCTCGCAGACGGTGACCGTTCCGGCATCGGCCAGCCTGGTATTCGTCAGCGGCACCTTGCCGGATGTGGCTGATCCGCAAGCTCCCGCAGGTACGCCTGCGGCGTTCGGCAATACCGAAACCCAGACCGTTTCGGTGTTCAACAAGCTACGCAATATCCTGCGCCAACAGGATCTGGATCTGGGCGATATCGTGCAGTTGCGGGTGTTTCTGGTGGGCGCTGAAGAAACCGGCGGCAAGCTGGACTTCGCCGGATTGCAGGCCGGTTATACGCAATTCTTCGGCACCGCCGAACAGCCCAACAAGCCGGCGCGCACGGCGCTGCAAGTCGTAGCCCTGCCATTGCCGGGGGCTCTGGTGGAGGTCGAGGCGATCGCGGCCAGGACGGCGTAA
- a CDS encoding flavin monoamine oxidase family protein, producing the protein MGLTRREALSSIAAVGGEQAVKGALAALGLGPSSHRRPQPLKLKADTGQGASVLVLGAGIAGLVTALELTRAGFKVQVLEARDRVGGRTWTLRNGDRVDYLDGRTQTAQFDQGVYFNAGPARIPSQHRTLLDYCSELGVPLEVLVNTSHGAQVRPDLERPAFTVGQAINDARGHLSGLLAKAVQRDALDDVLSAEERTRLLAFLQVYGDLSQELAYEGSIRSGHQDSPSHPGALPGSVAPVTLDRLLHPELWGALLHSEFPEFSATMFQPVGGMDRITDAFYSRLTDQVQLGAQVRRIRQLEEGVAVTYHDKHSGREQVVRADYLVSTLPLPLLARLDTDFSDPVKAALLSTHNAHATKVAWQSPRFWESEYRTYGGISWIEHPARLLWYPSNDLNTREGLLVAGYVTGEGADTFGTQSLDTQFSTSREAVELLHPGYSQQLRHPLAVSWEQIPFSEGPWLQRELFPAQASALLEEAHGRVYFAGDGLVQSGVGIWQESAANSARHVVAQLGERVIEQRNKAAIGAL; encoded by the coding sequence ATGGGACTGACACGACGTGAGGCGCTTTCGAGCATTGCAGCGGTAGGTGGCGAGCAAGCCGTCAAAGGAGCGCTGGCAGCACTGGGGCTGGGGCCTTCGTCCCATCGGCGGCCACAGCCCTTGAAACTGAAAGCCGATACGGGGCAGGGCGCCAGTGTGCTGGTACTCGGTGCCGGGATTGCCGGGCTGGTCACGGCGCTGGAACTGACCCGTGCCGGGTTCAAGGTGCAGGTGCTGGAGGCTCGCGATCGTGTGGGTGGCCGCACCTGGACCCTGCGCAATGGCGACAGGGTCGATTACCTCGATGGCCGTACGCAAACCGCGCAGTTCGATCAGGGTGTGTATTTCAATGCTGGCCCGGCACGGATTCCGAGCCAGCATCGAACCTTGCTCGACTATTGCAGCGAGCTGGGTGTACCGCTGGAAGTGCTGGTCAACACCAGTCATGGTGCGCAAGTGCGTCCTGATCTGGAACGGCCTGCTTTCACGGTAGGGCAGGCAATCAACGATGCTCGCGGGCACCTGTCCGGGTTGCTGGCCAAGGCGGTTCAGCGCGATGCACTGGATGATGTGTTGAGTGCCGAAGAGCGTACCCGTCTGCTGGCGTTTTTGCAGGTGTATGGCGACCTGTCTCAGGAACTGGCCTATGAAGGCAGCATTCGCTCCGGTCATCAGGATTCACCCAGCCATCCGGGGGCTTTGCCGGGCAGTGTGGCGCCGGTCACGCTGGATCGACTGCTGCATCCCGAGTTGTGGGGCGCGTTACTGCATTCCGAATTTCCCGAATTCTCGGCCACGATGTTTCAGCCGGTGGGCGGCATGGATCGCATCACCGATGCCTTCTACAGTCGCCTGACCGATCAGGTGCAACTGGGCGCGCAGGTGCGCCGTATTCGTCAGCTCGAAGAGGGCGTGGCGGTCACTTATCACGATAAACACAGTGGCCGCGAGCAAGTGGTGCGTGCCGACTATCTGGTGTCCACCTTGCCATTGCCGCTGCTGGCCAGGCTCGACACGGATTTCAGTGATCCGGTGAAGGCCGCGTTGCTCAGCACTCATAACGCCCACGCGACCAAAGTGGCCTGGCAGTCGCCGCGATTCTGGGAAAGCGAGTACCGCACCTATGGCGGGATTTCCTGGATCGAGCATCCGGCGCGACTGCTCTGGTATCCCAGCAACGACCTCAATACCCGCGAGGGCCTGCTGGTGGCCGGGTATGTCACGGGCGAGGGCGCCGACACCTTCGGCACCCAATCCCTCGATACCCAGTTCTCGACCTCCCGTGAAGCAGTGGAATTACTTCATCCGGGCTACTCGCAACAGTTGCGCCATCCATTGGCGGTGTCCTGGGAGCAGATCCCGTTCAGCGAAGGCCCATGGCTGCAACGGGAACTGTTTCCGGCCCAGGCCAGCGCCTTGCTGGAAGAGGCTCATGGCCGGGTGTACTTCGCTGGCGACGGGCTTGTGCAAAGCGGGGTCGGCATCTGGCAGGAATCGGCAGCCAACTCTGCGCGCCATGTGGTAGCGCAACTGGGGGAACGGGTTATCGAACAGCGAAACAAGGCCGCCATCGGCGCGCTATGA
- a CDS encoding ABC transporter substrate-binding protein encodes MLANTARLALLTLAIGLAQPVIAAESTTPSTVQKVNLSPDQQRIRAPRNEEAIAQIPQGFKFAQPGKFTVAVSGTAGPPLALLASDDKTTIGSEADTAQLVADSLGLELNVVQASWEDWPLGVSSGKYDAVISNVTVTEARKKRFDFATYRQDVLGFYVKANSKITSIKQASDIAGLKIIVGSGTNQEKVLLAWNEENEKAGIKPALLQYYDDVAAAQLAVQSGRVDATFGPNALSAYSQALTNGIRLVGIVNGGWPRRADIAVTTRKDNGLVKPIHTALQGVIAGGQYDQVLKRWGLDVERIDQSEINPPGLPD; translated from the coding sequence ATGCTTGCAAATACCGCGCGTCTGGCGCTGCTGACCCTGGCCATCGGGCTGGCTCAACCTGTGATAGCTGCCGAAAGTACCACGCCGTCGACCGTGCAGAAGGTCAACCTGAGCCCTGATCAGCAGCGCATTCGTGCACCGCGCAATGAGGAAGCCATCGCGCAGATTCCTCAGGGCTTCAAGTTCGCCCAGCCGGGCAAGTTCACGGTTGCCGTCTCCGGGACTGCCGGGCCACCTTTGGCGCTGCTGGCTTCCGATGACAAGACCACCATCGGCAGTGAAGCCGACACTGCGCAACTGGTGGCCGACAGTCTTGGCCTGGAACTCAATGTGGTACAGGCCAGTTGGGAGGACTGGCCGCTGGGTGTCAGCTCGGGCAAATACGATGCGGTCATCAGCAACGTGACGGTCACCGAAGCGCGCAAGAAACGTTTCGATTTCGCCACCTATCGACAGGACGTGCTGGGCTTCTATGTGAAGGCGAACAGCAAGATCACCTCCATCAAGCAGGCCAGCGATATTGCCGGGTTGAAGATCATCGTCGGCTCCGGCACCAATCAGGAAAAAGTCCTGCTGGCCTGGAACGAAGAAAACGAGAAGGCCGGAATCAAGCCTGCCTTGCTGCAGTACTACGACGATGTGGCGGCCGCGCAACTGGCGGTTCAGTCCGGGCGGGTCGATGCCACCTTTGGCCCCAATGCGCTGTCGGCCTACTCCCAGGCCTTGACCAACGGCATCCGTCTGGTGGGCATCGTCAACGGTGGCTGGCCGCGCCGCGCCGATATTGCAGTGACCACGCGCAAGGACAACGGCCTGGTCAAGCCGATCCATACCGCGCTTCAGGGTGTGATTGCCGGCGGGCAATATGATCAGGTGCTCAAGCGCTGGGGGCTGGATGTGGAGCGTATCGATCAATCGGAAATCAACCCGCCAGGTTTGCCGGATTGA
- a CDS encoding amino acid ABC transporter ATP-binding protein yields the protein MAESAMAVRAGRIQIQNVGKRFGNQEVLRNIDLTIEPGKVTVILGPSGSGKSTLLRTINHLEKIDSGHITIDGEYVGYRRQGNLLYELKESEILKRRIDVGFVFQNFNLFPHLTAWENIAEAPLAHKRWSKTEARERALELLGKVGLQDKADAYPRQLSGGQQQRVAIARALALDPKVLLFDEPTSALDPELVGEVLDVIKGLTRLGVTLVVVTHEIGFAKEVADHVVFLCEGRLIEQGPPEQIFRQPRHPRTIAFLGKVL from the coding sequence ATGGCTGAGTCGGCAATGGCGGTGCGCGCCGGGCGCATCCAGATCCAGAACGTGGGCAAGCGTTTCGGTAATCAGGAGGTGCTGCGCAACATCGACCTGACCATCGAGCCGGGCAAGGTCACGGTCATTCTCGGGCCTTCCGGTTCCGGCAAGTCGACCCTGCTCAGGACCATCAATCACTTGGAGAAAATCGACAGCGGGCACATCACCATCGACGGTGAATATGTCGGCTATCGCCGCCAGGGCAACCTGCTCTATGAGCTCAAGGAAAGCGAGATCCTCAAGCGTCGCATCGACGTGGGTTTCGTGTTCCAGAACTTCAACCTGTTCCCGCACCTGACGGCCTGGGAAAACATCGCCGAAGCCCCTCTGGCCCACAAGCGCTGGAGCAAGACCGAGGCCCGTGAAAGAGCGCTTGAACTGCTGGGCAAGGTGGGCCTGCAAGACAAGGCCGACGCCTACCCACGGCAACTTTCCGGAGGGCAGCAACAGCGGGTGGCCATTGCCCGCGCCCTGGCGCTCGATCCCAAAGTGCTGCTGTTCGACGAGCCGACTTCCGCGCTGGACCCGGAACTGGTGGGCGAGGTGCTGGACGTTATCAAGGGCCTGACCCGACTGGGCGTGACTCTGGTGGTCGTGACCCACGAAATCGGCTTTGCCAAAGAAGTGGCCGACCACGTGGTGTTTCTCTGCGAAGGCCGGTTGATCGAGCAAGGTCCTCCCGAACAGATATTTCGCCAACCCCGCCATCCTCGCACCATCGCCTTTCTGGGCAAGGTGTTGTGA
- a CDS encoding amino acid ABC transporter permease, whose translation MPIVAKPFDLREGTHYKVSDAQAAVPVGTLQVVPARHPWRWVGSVFAALVLLGIVHSLATNPRWEWDVFAKWFFSPSVLRGLGQTLLLTVLSTVFSVLLGTVLALARLSKSPLLASLAWGYIWFFRSMPALLVLIILYNFAYLYDHIVLGVPFTGIVLAEWSTVDVLSQFTVAVLGLSLMQAAYTAEIIRGGIISVDNGQHEAAAALGLPAQRRIFRIILPQALRSILPSGFNEIIGLVKGTAIVYVLALPDLFYTVQVIYNRTQAVIPLLIVATVWYLIITTLLTCAQYYIERHFARGTARVLPPTPLQRLRHWFKEKTHG comes from the coding sequence ATGCCCATTGTCGCCAAACCGTTCGACCTCCGAGAGGGGACTCACTACAAGGTATCCGATGCTCAGGCAGCGGTTCCTGTCGGGACTTTGCAGGTGGTTCCGGCCCGTCATCCCTGGCGTTGGGTGGGGTCTGTTTTTGCAGCACTGGTGCTGCTGGGGATTGTCCATTCGCTGGCCACCAACCCGCGCTGGGAGTGGGATGTGTTCGCCAAATGGTTCTTCTCGCCCTCGGTATTGCGCGGGTTGGGGCAGACCTTACTTCTCACGGTATTGAGCACGGTGTTCAGTGTGTTGCTGGGTACGGTGCTGGCACTGGCGCGCCTGTCGAAGTCGCCGTTGCTGGCATCGCTGGCCTGGGGCTACATCTGGTTTTTCCGTTCCATGCCAGCGCTGCTGGTATTGATCATCCTCTACAACTTTGCCTACCTCTATGATCACATCGTGCTGGGCGTGCCGTTCACCGGGATCGTGCTGGCCGAGTGGTCTACCGTCGACGTGTTGAGCCAGTTCACCGTGGCGGTGTTGGGCCTGAGCCTGATGCAGGCGGCCTATACCGCAGAGATCATTCGTGGCGGCATCATCAGCGTCGACAACGGCCAACATGAAGCAGCGGCTGCGCTGGGACTGCCGGCACAGCGGCGGATTTTCCGCATCATCCTGCCTCAGGCTCTGCGTTCGATCCTGCCTTCGGGGTTCAACGAAATCATCGGACTGGTCAAGGGCACTGCCATCGTTTACGTGCTGGCGCTGCCGGACCTGTTCTACACCGTGCAGGTCATCTACAACCGCACCCAGGCGGTGATTCCGCTGCTGATCGTCGCCACGGTCTGGTACCTGATCATCACCACCTTGCTGACTTGTGCCCAGTATTACATCGAGCGCCATTTTGCCCGTGGCACGGCGCGTGTTCTGCCGCCGACGCCCTTGCAACGTCTGCGCCACTGGTTCAAGGAGAAGACCCATGGCTGA